From the genome of Spartinivicinus poritis:
ATACTGTTTGAGTTATAGCGATATGGCTTAAAAAGTACTACAGGTTCTAGTTTGGTGATGTTTGAACAGTGAGTAAACAGGCCACCTATGAAATTTACCCACAAAATACTCGTTGCTGCTTCAGCCGTAATGGTAGTCGCATTTGCTGGATTTAGCGGCTCTCAATATGTATTGATAAAAAACCAAACCAAGTCAGACTTGGTGAATGACTTGGGCCAATTGGTTGGGTTAACCGCCAATAGTATTTCAGACTGGATGAATAACAAACTGCAAATAGTCGACTCAGTGGCGAAAAGGTTAGATAAACCTGCTGATGATCAGACACTTAGGGCCATAGTAGACCAGGCAGGTTGGTCGAGTGAGTTTGATTCAGTTTATGTAGGTATGGAGCAAGATGGTAAGTTTGTTGATAACAATGATAAGCCTAGTGCTGCAGATTACGATCCACGTAAACGGCCATGGTATCAACTGGCCAAAGAAAAAAAGGTTAATACATTTACTGAGCCTTATGTAGATGCTAACTCACAAGAATTATTCATTACAGCGGTGAGCAATGTAACACAACAAGGTAGTTTTATTGGTGTTTCAGCAGGCGATATTCCCTTAAAAAGTATTTCAGACATGATTAATAAGGAAGACTTTGGTGGTTTGGGCTATGCCTTTCTGGCCACTAGAGAAGGAAAAATTATTATACACCCAAAAGCTGAGTGGGTAGAAAAAAATATAGTGGACTTATATGGTGGGGATACCATTGATATTAAAAATAAAGATTTACAGCAGGTAACCGTAGAAGGCATGGATGCCCTAACCATGCTTGTTCCAATCTCAGGTATTAAAACGGTGGATTGGTATATTGGTTTAGTAGTAGATCGAGATAAAGCATTTGAAACCATTAATCAATTTATGCAGTCAGCTGTTTTTTTTATAATTTTTGGTATCGTGTTAATTGTGCTGCTGCTGAACTTTATGATGAAAGTGGTATTAAAGCCATTGGACGATATTTCTATTGCAATGGGTGATGTTGCAGCAGGAGAAGGGGATTTAACCAAACGACTGAAAGTCAGTTCAAAAGACGAGCTAGGTCAACTTGCTGAAAACTTTAATTTATTTATTGGCAGAATTCACGAGTCAATAAAAAATGTTGCTCAAGCCAGTGGAGCATTGGGTGAGTTGTTTCAGCAGGTATTATCATGGACTGAAACCAGCATGAATAAGTCTGATGAACAGGCACACCGAACCACTAGTATTGCAACTGCAATTAATCAACTGGGTGCTGCTGCACATGAAATCGCACAAAATGCTGCATCTGCATCTGACAGAGCCTCTGAGGCCAAGAATACAACAATAGAAGGCAAAACGGTGATGAGCCAGTCTATTGAAATTATTAATCAGTTGTCGAGTAATATAACCAGTTCAAGTGACCACATTCAAAATCTAAGTGCTAATACTGAAAACATTGGCAAGATATTAGAAGTTATAAAAGGTATTAGCGAACAAACTAATTTACTTGCTTTAAATGCGGCAATTGAAGCGGCCAGGGCAGGCGAGGCTGGGCGTGGTTTTGCAGTAGTGGCTGATGAAGTAAGAGGGTTAGCTCACCGTACGCAAGAATCTGCCCAAGAAATCCATAGCATGATTGAAGGGTTGCAAAGTGGTGCCCATACCGCTGTAGAAACCATGAATAAAAGCCAGGAGTATAGTAAACAAAGTGTGGATGTGGTGAATGAAGCTGGCAATATGTTGAATGAAGTCAGTGCAGTGATTGGTGAAATAGATGGTATGAACCAATCTGTTGCCACTGCAACAGAAGAGCAAACCTCAGTTGTGGGTACATTAGATCAGGAAATAACCCATATTAACCACTTAAACCAGGATTCGGTAGAGTGTTTGCAGCAAACTTTACAAGCTTGTAAAGAGGTAGGTAGGCAATCAACAGAGCTGCAGCAACTAGTAGGTAGTTTTAAAATTTAGCAGCTCAGGTTGTTTTCGAGAGCTTATTAAACAGGCAGGTTTAAATAGTCAATTTCTTCAATCCCAAACTGCTTTAATGCTGGGATTAACCGACTTATTTGCTGATTAGCTTCTGTAAATAAAGCTGTGTGGCCAGTAGCTTGGCTTTGGTGATTTTCAGAGTTAAGAGAATAATTAATAGCATCATTGCCTGTTAGCAATAACGAGGCAACACGGTTGGCAATCGCTATACCTGAATCTACCCAACTTATACCGGGTGCAAGCTGCTCTAACTCCTGTTTTAGTAAAGGAAAGTGAGTGCAACCAAGTACTACCTGGTCAGGTCGATGTGATGAAAGGCTTTGTGTTTGATGAGTCTCAGTTTGCAATATTAGCGGCTGGATAACAGCTTTTAGCTGGGTGAGACAAATCTGCTCACCACGTAATTTTTGTTCCGCCAGCTCAACCAGCTCAGTGGAGCCTATTTTGACTATCTGACAATGACTGGCGAAATCTTGAATCAACTGGTTCGTATAGTGGCGAGTAACTGTGCCAGGAGTGGCAAGTAATCCTATACAGCCGGTTTTTGTTTCCTGGGCTGCTGTTTTAATGGCTGGTACCACACCAACAATAGGGATCTCAAAGCAGTCACGTAAACTAGGTAGGACAATAGTACTGGCAGTGTTACAAGCAATGATAATAATATCCAGGATGCAACGCTGGCTAATGGTACTTACACACTCAACCACCCGTTGTTGCAACCAGTCAGCATCCTTAGTGCCATAGGGAAAAGCTGCATTATCACTGGCATAGACCACAGAAAGTTGTGGTAACCGCTGTGATACTGCTTGCAAGATGCTTAAGCCACCTACCCCGGAATCAAAAATTAGTGCTGTTGCCATTACTTAACGCTATATTCAAATGAAAGGGGGCTATTTTACTGAGCTTTGTTATTAAATTACAGAGCGTAAGTTTCAAAAAGGAAGGCTGATATTGCCAGACAGATAGCAAGAATAAAAACTGTTAACAGGCCTTCCGTTGTTGGTTCGTCTTTTTCAGTAGTGGTCTCATTTTCGCTTTTAACTACTTGAGGCTCCATCACTTTGGCTGATGATAATGGAACCACATTATTGGCTTTTGCGGTGATATTGAGTTTATGTGGCGTACAGTTCAAAAGCAGGTGAGAGAAGTGTGCGTTAATCGCTTCTTCAGAGATATCTGCAACCAGCTCATTAATGGCATCGGGAATTGTGACAGCATGTTCTGGTGTTAGCAGTAGATCATGTTTGAAAAGTACGATGGTATTCTGGCTGGTGTCATCAACATACAGTTCAGCTCCTGTGGCTGGTAACCATTCAGGAGCTGCACCTTTGTAATCTTCAAAGAGTTTGAATACCAGTTGATTATGCTGATTACCGAGTACTACACCAGTATGCTGTTCGTCTACTAATTGCAAACAAGCATAATAGGGAAATTGTTTATCAGTAAGTAGTTGATAGTCTGGGGGAAAACTAACTTGTCGAGAATATTCATTAATTCGAGATGAAAATAAAAAATCAAATGAAAAGTAGCTAAAACCCAGGCAATGCCAAACAGAGCCTGGAACACAAAAGCTACGGGCAAGTGCTCTTAGCTCATAATTAAATATCTCATCTGCTATTTCTGGGTATTGGTGAAAAAAATTAAAAACAGCTTTTGATTCAATTATGTATCTTGTTGTTTTAACTTGTGGGTTATGTATATTTTCAAAATGAAGATAAGGTAGGTCCATTCCTTCATTGGCTGGCCAGGCACCTTCAGTCGTTATGCGAAAATCAGCTTTGGTCAGTTTACTGTTTAAAAAAAGTAAACAAATATCATTAATCGTACTAATTAATTGATATTTGTCTTCTATAGTAAATTTATCTGCGGGTGCTGAATAATTCATCATAAGTTAACTTAATAAAATACTTAAGATATTTCACTTAATATGCTAATTACTTTTTAATCTAGCAAGTAGTTAATTGCTTAAGCCTAATCATAGCTAAATTAAGAAGATACCTTAGCTAATATAGCTATAGATATAACAATAGTACTGAATTCTAGTGCTTACTACTTTTAAGATGTGCCCATGCAGTATGACACAGGTATCTCTGTATTAGTTTTTATTATTATTGCTTTGCTAATAGGCGCAGCTCTACGGAATATTATTAAAGGCACGCAGATGCCTTACTCTGTTTGTTTGCTTGTTATTGGTTTGGGACTTGGCCTTATTCAGCGGACTGGCTTTTTTGCCGAGTATAGCCCGTTATTGGACGGAACACTTAAGTTAGTAGCAGAAGTTGACCCTCATTTAATTCTATTTTTATTTTTACCTACTTTAATTTTTGAGAGTGCTTTTTCTCTTGAGGTTCATCTATTTAGAAGAATTTTTGCACAAATTGCATTATTAGCTGTACCCGGTTTAATTGTAGCTACAACCCTTACTGCAGCTCTTGCTAAATGGACTTTTCCATGGGAATGGAGCTGGGCATTGTGTTTAATGTTTGGCGCAATGATCAGTGCTACTGATCCAGTCGCAGTAGTAGCCATGTTAAAAGATGTTAGTTCGCGAAAACGCTTGGAAACCTTAATTGAAGGTGAATCATTATTGAATGATGGTACAGCCATTGTTTTTTTCTCATTATTTTATGGCTGGGTGATATCTGCTGGTGGACAAGAGAGCGATAACATACTGGGTGTAGCTGGTGATTTTATCTGGGTGGTTAGTATAGGGTTAATTTTGGGAATTTTAGCCGGCTTTTTAGTTATGGCTTGGATTGGTCGAGTGTTTAATGACCCAATGATAGAAATCACCCTGTCTATTGCTACAGCATATTTAGTCTATTTTGCAGCAGAACAAATGCATGTCTCGGGTATTGTTGCTGTTGTTACGTTAGCACTTATGTTTGCGGGCATTGGCCGAACCAGAATATCTCCAGAGGTAGCAGAGTTTCTTCACAACTTTTGGGAGATGATGGCTCATATTGCTAATACATTAATCTTTT
Proteins encoded in this window:
- a CDS encoding methyl-accepting chemotaxis protein; translation: MKFTHKILVAASAVMVVAFAGFSGSQYVLIKNQTKSDLVNDLGQLVGLTANSISDWMNNKLQIVDSVAKRLDKPADDQTLRAIVDQAGWSSEFDSVYVGMEQDGKFVDNNDKPSAADYDPRKRPWYQLAKEKKVNTFTEPYVDANSQELFITAVSNVTQQGSFIGVSAGDIPLKSISDMINKEDFGGLGYAFLATREGKIIIHPKAEWVEKNIVDLYGGDTIDIKNKDLQQVTVEGMDALTMLVPISGIKTVDWYIGLVVDRDKAFETINQFMQSAVFFIIFGIVLIVLLLNFMMKVVLKPLDDISIAMGDVAAGEGDLTKRLKVSSKDELGQLAENFNLFIGRIHESIKNVAQASGALGELFQQVLSWTETSMNKSDEQAHRTTSIATAINQLGAAAHEIAQNAASASDRASEAKNTTIEGKTVMSQSIEIINQLSSNITSSSDHIQNLSANTENIGKILEVIKGISEQTNLLALNAAIEAARAGEAGRGFAVVADEVRGLAHRTQESAQEIHSMIEGLQSGAHTAVETMNKSQEYSKQSVDVVNEAGNMLNEVSAVIGEIDGMNQSVATATEEQTSVVGTLDQEITHINHLNQDSVECLQQTLQACKEVGRQSTELQQLVGSFKI
- the murI gene encoding glutamate racemase, encoding MATALIFDSGVGGLSILQAVSQRLPQLSVVYASDNAAFPYGTKDADWLQQRVVECVSTISQRCILDIIIIACNTASTIVLPSLRDCFEIPIVGVVPAIKTAAQETKTGCIGLLATPGTVTRHYTNQLIQDFASHCQIVKIGSTELVELAEQKLRGEQICLTQLKAVIQPLILQTETHQTQSLSSHRPDQVVLGCTHFPLLKQELEQLAPGISWVDSGIAIANRVASLLLTGNDAINYSLNSENHQSQATGHTALFTEANQQISRLIPALKQFGIEEIDYLNLPV